In the Deltaproteobacteria bacterium genome, CGGGAAGTAGGTGGATCAATCTCCGCAGCCTTTAAAAGGTGGAGATCCACCAGCCGCTGCCCATATTGGGCGGCCTTTAAAAACAGGGGATATTCAGTCGTAAAAGGTATGCGCGGGAAATCCCTTTTTAGAAATTCAAAATATTGCGAGTGGTATTGCTTGGAATACAGAACAGCATACACATAGAATAAAATTTGTTCTGGATAGATATTTTTTTTGTAAGATTTTTTAAGTTGATCCAAAAAAGTTGAGGAAATATTTGGTTTCTTAATCTCATAGTCAGTTTGGGATTCAAAAAGCAGCATTAAGTTTCCGAAAGTTTTTTTGTGAGGATTGCCGGATTTTTTTTGGGATTGTGGATAGAGATAAAGGGGAAAGAGATAGCCCCTTTCTTTAGTTTTATTTGAAACTAATGAATCATCGGAAAGAGAGGATGATACTAATGCGTGGTGCCAACTGTCAGAAGAAATTTGACGGCAGGTAATCAGACCTAAATTCTCTTGCAACATATGCCGCATTACCTCTGGTCGAGGCATACAATGAAACCCACGTGACTTGCCGGTATAATAGGTATAGCGGACATCAAAAGGCCGGTAGAGAATCGGAACTATATTTTTTCTGTCAAGACCATTGCCGGTCAAATCTTTTTGAGCCAGTTCAACTTTCCAGTCCCGGGCATCTTTCCCCAAACGGTAGGCCGTGCGGGCCATCTCCGGTTCCAACCGGAAAAAATTCATGACCGTGGTCCAGACATCATTTTTGTTCCAACGAATGGTCAGGGAATCCCGGGCCGTAACGATCCCAACACTATGGACCGGGAAGATATCGGTTATCTTTGGATAGCGTTCATATTGTTCGAGAAGATTTTCATCCCTGGGCAAAAAGAAATAAAAGCCAGGCTTTGGTTTTATCTCCTGCCAAGGAATACTTTTTCCGTCTTCCTTGACGAGTCGGGCATATTTTTCTTCCCGCCTGCCCCAAAGTTCGGAATAGAAGACCCGGCACTCTTTTTTCTTGCCCTTCTTCTTGATAAAAAGGGCAATGGCTACCCCTTGTTTGATATCAAAAACGTTTTCATCCTTGGACCCGTCGGGACATTTTTCCTTCTTCAGAGAGTTGCCGTGGAGATCTAAGACATAGATTTCATCAAAACTCCCCATGAGGGAACGGCGCATTCCTCGAAAGGTGGGATTGTCGAGATAGCTATGGTTGGTGATAAAGCCGATAACCCCTTCCCCGGCCTGATCGATTTTCCATTGGCCGAAACGGATGAACTTGACGTAATCGTCCTGGAGCCATTTAGGATTTTTTTCTCCCAATGGCTTCCCATCAACTTGATGATAGGTTCTAATCTCTTTCAAAATCCATTTTCCAATGTTGGTGGAATGGCCTGAGTAAGGAGGATTGCCGAGGATGACGAGAATGGGTTGTTTCTTTTTAACCCTTCCGGCCAGGTGGGATTCTTCCGATAACGAGGCCATTCCAGGAAATTCAGTCTGAGCCAGATCTTCCATTTCGAGCGTGTTGGTCAGATAAAGTTTGATCCGGTCTTTTTCGCCAAGACGGTAGCCCAGTTCTTCAAGGAGAAAGGCCATTTTTAAATGGCCAACGGCATAAGGGGCCATCATCAACTCAAAGGCATAAAAATTTTTCAGGATATGGTCCCGGATCAAGGCCTCCTTTCCGCCTTGCCCGAACTTATCCCCAAATTCCGAAACGGCCAACGAGGCGGCTTCCGCCAAAAAGGTGAGGGTTCCGGCTGCCGGGTCCAGAACGGTTACTTGTCCATCGGCCAAGCCGTCTTTTCTGGCGAATGATCCCTTGAGAATTTGATTGATGGATCGAACGATAAAGGAGACCACCGGTTCCGGGGTATAATAGACCCCCCGGCGCTCCCGGGTTTTTGGGTCGTACTCGGTCAAAAAGGTCTCATAAAAATGAACGATAGGGTCTTTGCCTTTGCCTTCATGGAAATATCCGTGAAGGATGGCCTGGACATCTGTAACGGCCAGGACTTCGGCCAGATCGTCGATGACCCATTCCATTTGTTTGGGAAGATTCCCCAGCGAAATAAAATGAAAGAGGTCTCGAAGGATACCGATAGTCGGGGGAATGCCGTCATAAGCCAGTTTACGGTTAAAGGTCTCCATGCGGGTCCGGGCCGCAAAAAGACCATAGGCGATGGTCTGGGAATAGAGATCGGCAAAATCCTCACGAGACAATCCCTGGATCAGGTATTCCCGGAAGGCCTGATAGAAACCTGAAATAAATCCTTTTTTATCTTTTTCCTCCTTTTTAAGCTCTTCGGTGATCACCCACTCTTTTAAAAACCTGGTCCTCTTGGCTAATTCAATGGCCAGGGCCTTGGCCTCATAGAGTTTGGGCAAAGCAAAGGAAAAATATTTATCCAGGAGATTCAAAAAGGCCTCTTCATTTTCTGCCGGAGGTATCCGCTTGATCTTATAAATCCAGAAAGACCGGCCGATCAGGACTTTGTCTATCAGGGTCCCGTTTCGGTAGAGGCGAAATTCAAAGAAGTTGGTCAGAAGCAGATTGGGAAAGGTGTGGATATAGCGTTTAAGCTGTTCGGACGTTTCGATCTGGTCCAGATACTCGTGGCTTGGCTCTTTAGCCTCGATGTATCCGATGATATGCTGTTTGCCGTCCCAGACCCGGAAATCCGGGTTCCCGGCTTCGGTCTTTTTGGGCAGGGTGGTTATATGGACGTTCGACTTGCCGCGATTCTCGACAAACTCTTTCAATAGCCATTCCAGGGCCGGATAATAGCTTTCTTCCCGGGCGTCACCTTGGCCGGCAATTTCCTGCAGCCTTGAAAAGTAGGCGGTTAACATGATATTTTAGCTGAATCTCATTTTAATTTTTGGCCACAGAGTCTATAATATTTTTTCCATCGTATTTTTTTTCCAGGTCATCCCGCCGGTGAGGTAAAGTTAAACAAATGTCGCCGGTCTGACATTAAATCGCTTGGCCAACACTCTTATATGGTTTAAGTTTAAAGGCCTCTTGCCGTGAAGCAGTTCGGAGACAGTGGATTTGCCGCCTAAAACTTCGGCCAGATCCTTTTGTTTTAATTCGTTTTGATCCATTAAGAATTTTAGTACCTCTATTCCGGAGGCTTCAGGGAGGGCATGAAGGGATTCTTCATACTTTTCAATCAGAAGGGTCAGGGTCTCGGCATAATCCGCGAGGGGGCCTTCCGTTGCGTCAAAAGCCGCCTCCATGGATTTCAGGGCATCCTGGTATTCTTCTTCGTTCTTTATGACCTTCAACGGAAATAAGTCTTTTGAAAAATCCTTTTCCCGGGCTAACGGCATTTTGGATCTCCTTTTAAAATAAGCTTTTCGTATTCTTCGTGACTCAAAATGTATTTAATCCACATCCTTTGAGCGAAGAAATTTACCCGGACCACCAGCCTGTATTTACCGCCGCCGATATTAAAAACAAGACAATTATTGATCAGGTCGGCTGTTCCAAAAGTTTTTTTCAATTCCGCAAAATTTAAAAATTGATTCTTACTACAGACGGTCCACCAGTATTCCAGGGGTTTTCTGGACTTTGGATATCTGCGGGAAAAATCATTCAGAACCTTTCGGGCAATCACATGCATAATATAGGCTACCCGATTCTATTTTTCGTGTCAAGAGAAAAGTTCTGAAATATAGAACTAAAAGGGAGGCGTTGTCCTTCATCTCCGTAGATGCTCGATTGCCCGAGTTTTTGGTCTATTTGGTCAATCTGGCTAAAAAGCACGTTTCTTTTAACGGCCCACTTGTTATCTTGCTTGGGATCAAAGCTTTTTTCTTGGCCGACCAACGTTTGACCCCATCGCGGACTTGAGTCGCCCGGTTTATGGGGGCTGGAAATTTTTGCCATATCTTGCCCGTTTCTCCTTTAGGTTAAACCCGATTTTCCGCTTTTTAGGGGAAAGTCAATGGAAAAGTTGAGAGAAGATATTTTTGGCACGGATGTCGCGGATGGCAGGGTTTAAGGCAGGAATTATTAGCCACGGACCCACTCCAGTGAAATTGAAATGCAAAGACATTTCACGGGGCAGACACGGACAATTTTTCTCTCGCCCGTTCCATCCGGTCACTTGAGCACGCGGAGGGCACAGAGAAAGGCAAATGTCTTTTTCATTGCGGTTGAGGGGTCTGCAATAAAAAGCCGGCCCGGCGCTGCCGCGCTCCCGGCATCAGGCCGAGAAGGGTTTTGGATGTCCGTTGCAGGGGACAGCCAAAAAGAAATTTCTTCTCTGAGAACTCTGAGAGCTCGAACGAATGAAGTGAGCGGGCGAGAGACAGCCTGAGAGGGGAGATCAGAATAACCGCCCCGGCCCTTGGTGTCCCGGACTTTCGGCATCGCAGGATCAGTAATGATGAATGTCGTCCGGCAGTTTACCCTTGACTTAGGCGAGTATTGTGTTACATATTTATCCGAATAAAACCCGCATTTGACACTTTAAACGGATTATCTGCAAAAGGAGGAATATCGTCATGAAAATAAAAACTTTTTTCGCCATTCTTCTTGTTACCACACTTATCCTGGGATCCACTCAAGTTTTCGCCGAGTACTGCAAGGTAGGCCAGATCGTTACCGGCCTTTATAAAGGAGGACTCTACAAGGCCAAGGTCATCGAGGTAAAGGACCATCTGTGTAAGGTTACCTGGTTGGACGGCTCAGACGACCCGGATGAATGGCTGAACCCCGAGCAAATGTTGGTGCAAGGTTTTTATAAAGGGAAATGGTACAATGGAAAAATTATTTCCAAAGAAGGCGATGGAATTTACAAGGTCCGCTGGACCGATGGGAGCGGTGATCCGGATGAACTGGTAGAAATCAAGAATCTCCGCCCGCGCTAAATTCCATTGCATCACCTGAAGGTTGTCTCTGGAGGCGATCCCCGGCAAAGGACATTGTCCATCCCAGGAGTGGTGGCATGAGTTGAAATTCTGGAATTCGAAAGCCAGGAGAGAGCCTG is a window encoding:
- a CDS encoding N-6 DNA methylase — translated: MLTAYFSRLQEIAGQGDAREESYYPALEWLLKEFVENRGKSNVHITTLPKKTEAGNPDFRVWDGKQHIIGYIEAKEPSHEYLDQIETSEQLKRYIHTFPNLLLTNFFEFRLYRNGTLIDKVLIGRSFWIYKIKRIPPAENEEAFLNLLDKYFSFALPKLYEAKALAIELAKRTRFLKEWVITEELKKEEKDKKGFISGFYQAFREYLIQGLSREDFADLYSQTIAYGLFAARTRMETFNRKLAYDGIPPTIGILRDLFHFISLGNLPKQMEWVIDDLAEVLAVTDVQAILHGYFHEGKGKDPIVHFYETFLTEYDPKTRERRGVYYTPEPVVSFIVRSINQILKGSFARKDGLADGQVTVLDPAAGTLTFLAEAASLAVSEFGDKFGQGGKEALIRDHILKNFYAFELMMAPYAVGHLKMAFLLEELGYRLGEKDRIKLYLTNTLEMEDLAQTEFPGMASLSEESHLAGRVKKKQPILVILGNPPYSGHSTNIGKWILKEIRTYHQVDGKPLGEKNPKWLQDDYVKFIRFGQWKIDQAGEGVIGFITNHSYLDNPTFRGMRRSLMGSFDEIYVLDLHGNSLKKEKCPDGSKDENVFDIKQGVAIALFIKKKGKKKECRVFYSELWGRREEKYARLVKEDGKSIPWQEIKPKPGFYFFLPRDENLLEQYERYPKITDIFPVHSVGIVTARDSLTIRWNKNDVWTTVMNFFRLEPEMARTAYRLGKDARDWKVELAQKDLTGNGLDRKNIVPILYRPFDVRYTYYTGKSRGFHCMPRPEVMRHMLQENLGLITCRQISSDSWHHALVSSSLSDDSLVSNKTKERGYLFPLYLYPQSQKKSGNPHKKTFGNLMLLFESQTDYEIKKPNISSTFLDQLKKSYKKNIYPEQILFYVYAVLYSKQYHSQYFEFLKRDFPRIPFTTEYPLFLKAAQYGQRLVDLHLLKAAEIDPPTSRFQGQGETKVERQIYDRESRRVYINKSCYFEGVPEEIWEYIIGGYQVCDKWLKDRKGRVLQLDEIKQYCQMVTALKKTIEVQKELDTLFEKLEKKTILTE
- a CDS encoding helix-turn-helix domain-containing protein — its product is MPLAREKDFSKDLFPLKVIKNEEEYQDALKSMEAAFDATEGPLADYAETLTLLIEKYEESLHALPEASGIEVLKFLMDQNELKQKDLAEVLGGKSTVSELLHGKRPLNLNHIRVLAKRFNVRPATFV
- a CDS encoding type II toxin-antitoxin system HigB family toxin, encoding MHVIARKVLNDFSRRYPKSRKPLEYWWTVCSKNQFLNFAELKKTFGTADLINNCLVFNIGGGKYRLVVRVNFFAQRMWIKYILSHEEYEKLILKGDPKCR